A single region of the Candidatus Delongbacteria bacterium genome encodes:
- a CDS encoding helix-turn-helix domain-containing protein, with amino-acid sequence MEKPDLILEAAAKRFALFGFRRTVMDDIARDAGIAKGSLYLHAASKEDLFLKTVLRERQLMAEAAREAAAGHEDPREALGALVRRFLQDLEERPLMGRLMTGDAEMGLGPELQQQLLVHCNEDRDIMQVVSEALQAGVARGLFRADLSVEASASIVISIFHIHLYNKKQRFIELDDEVFTRELLRILFEGIQICERGFHEEH; translated from the coding sequence ATGGAGAAACCGGACCTGATCCTGGAGGCGGCGGCCAAACGATTCGCCCTCTTCGGGTTCCGCCGTACGGTGATGGACGACATCGCGCGGGACGCGGGCATCGCCAAGGGCAGCCTCTACCTGCACGCGGCCAGCAAGGAGGATCTCTTCCTGAAGACCGTGCTGCGGGAGCGTCAGTTGATGGCCGAAGCGGCCCGCGAGGCGGCGGCCGGCCACGAGGATCCCCGCGAGGCGCTGGGCGCCCTGGTGCGGCGCTTCCTGCAAGACCTGGAGGAGCGGCCGTTGATGGGCCGGCTGATGACCGGCGACGCGGAGATGGGCCTGGGTCCGGAGTTGCAGCAGCAACTGCTGGTTCACTGCAACGAGGACCGCGACATCATGCAGGTGGTCAGCGAGGCCCTGCAGGCCGGGGTCGCGCGCGGGCTGTTCCGGGCGGACCTCAGCGTGGAGGCCTCCGCGTCCATCGTCATCTCGATTTTCCACATCCATCTGTACAACAAGAAGCAGCGCTTCATCGAGCTGGACGACGAAGTCTTCACCCGGGAGTTGCTGCGCATTCTGTTCGAGGGGATCCAGATCTGCGAGAGAGGCTTCCATGAGGAACACTAA
- a CDS encoding ATP-binding protein: protein MSNNLVQRLRSALLPKAGSSIETVQQQWVLLITAGMSLFTTLIFVLPLMILNPLLINRYGGIALYQLLLCVVILALLGRGRVRGARWTAVLGFWLLASLAISTSGGIHSSVFMLYLVLIVLSGLTFGLRGGLYMTAINTVAAFTFFWAEGAGLLPPSRPTTDVIQLGSILYQIFSVVALIAVAVVVFQRSVLETRRELEERLKTEQDLLDEQALNKALFNGIPGIVVMLDKDGHLVRWNLELERVGGYSAEEIRACSVWDLIDLPDRARLNQLLADALTSGHASTELHYLTRDGRKVPIQYLCNRCELNGETYFVGAGLDVSERRALEQQFLQMQKMEAVGRLAGGVAHDFNNILTVINGYAEILLSKHPLEEDPQHQELELIHQSGQRAGALTRQLLAFSRQQMLNPRELQLNELILNLDKMLRRLIGEDVQLVLDLDPSLGIVTADPSQLEQVLLNLAVNARDAMPNGGKLTIGTSSILLDADTVGSLPDMQPGPHVVLTVSDTGTGMTDEVKSRIFEPFFTTKALGQGTGLGLSTVIGIVRQSGGQIAVYSEPGAGATFKVFLPEGEVALGSGVDVVEDEVRGGRETILLAEDDSTVRNLVKRILKSGGYTVIAAESGPDALEAFRFHSGRVDLLLTDVIMPGGMTGADLALDLMAFRPTLKVIYMSGYSHTIFTDAVFSNTQVELLPKPFTARQLLQTLRRVLDGEV from the coding sequence GTGAGCAACAACCTGGTTCAGCGGCTGCGCAGCGCCCTGCTGCCCAAAGCCGGCAGTTCCATCGAAACCGTGCAGCAGCAGTGGGTTCTGCTCATCACCGCCGGCATGTCCCTGTTCACGACGCTGATCTTCGTTTTGCCGCTCATGATCCTGAATCCATTGCTGATCAACCGCTACGGCGGCATCGCCCTGTACCAACTCCTCCTCTGCGTGGTCATCCTGGCGCTGCTGGGGCGGGGGCGCGTCCGGGGGGCCCGCTGGACGGCCGTGCTGGGCTTCTGGCTCCTGGCCAGCCTGGCCATCAGCACCTCCGGCGGCATCCACTCGTCGGTGTTCATGCTCTATCTGGTGTTGATCGTGCTGTCCGGCTTGACCTTCGGGCTGCGCGGCGGGCTCTACATGACCGCCATCAACACCGTGGCCGCCTTCACGTTCTTCTGGGCCGAAGGGGCCGGCCTGTTGCCGCCCAGCCGCCCCACCACCGACGTCATCCAGTTGGGCAGCATCCTCTACCAGATTTTCTCCGTGGTCGCGCTGATCGCCGTGGCCGTGGTGGTGTTCCAGCGCTCCGTGCTGGAAACCCGGCGCGAACTGGAGGAGCGGCTCAAGACCGAACAGGATCTGCTGGACGAGCAGGCCCTGAACAAGGCGCTGTTCAACGGGATCCCGGGCATCGTGGTCATGCTGGACAAGGACGGGCACCTGGTGCGCTGGAACCTGGAGCTGGAACGGGTGGGCGGCTATTCCGCCGAGGAAATCCGCGCGTGCAGCGTCTGGGACCTCATCGACCTGCCGGACCGGGCACGGCTGAACCAGCTGCTGGCCGACGCCCTGACCAGCGGGCATGCCTCGACGGAGCTGCACTACCTGACCCGGGACGGCCGCAAGGTGCCGATCCAGTACCTCTGCAACCGCTGTGAACTCAACGGGGAGACCTACTTCGTGGGCGCCGGCCTGGACGTCAGCGAGCGCCGCGCCCTGGAGCAGCAGTTCCTGCAGATGCAGAAGATGGAGGCGGTGGGTCGGCTGGCCGGTGGCGTGGCCCACGATTTCAACAACATCCTGACCGTGATCAACGGCTACGCCGAGATCCTGCTCTCCAAGCACCCGCTGGAAGAGGATCCCCAGCACCAGGAGCTGGAACTGATCCACCAGTCCGGCCAGCGCGCCGGCGCCCTCACCCGCCAGTTGCTGGCCTTCAGCCGGCAGCAGATGTTGAATCCGCGCGAATTGCAGCTCAACGAACTGATCCTCAACCTGGACAAGATGTTGCGCCGCCTGATCGGCGAGGACGTGCAGCTCGTGCTGGACCTGGATCCCAGCCTGGGCATCGTCACCGCGGATCCCAGCCAGCTGGAGCAGGTGCTGCTCAACCTGGCCGTCAACGCCCGCGACGCCATGCCCAACGGCGGCAAGCTGACCATCGGCACCTCGAGCATCCTGCTGGACGCGGACACGGTGGGCTCGCTGCCGGACATGCAGCCCGGGCCCCACGTGGTGCTCACGGTCTCCGACACCGGCACCGGCATGACGGACGAGGTCAAGTCCCGGATCTTCGAGCCCTTCTTCACCACCAAGGCCCTGGGCCAGGGCACGGGATTGGGGCTCTCCACGGTGATCGGCATCGTGCGGCAGAGCGGCGGCCAGATCGCCGTCTACAGCGAGCCCGGCGCCGGCGCCACCTTCAAGGTCTTCCTGCCCGAGGGCGAGGTCGCGCTGGGCAGCGGCGTGGACGTGGTGGAGGACGAGGTGCGCGGCGGGCGCGAGACCATCCTGCTGGCCGAGGACGACTCCACCGTGCGCAACCTGGTCAAGCGGATCCTCAAGAGTGGCGGCTACACGGTGATCGCCGCGGAAAGCGGGCCGGACGCCCTGGAGGCCTTCCGCTTCCACAGCGGACGGGTGGACCTGCTGCTCACCGACGTGATCATGCCCGGCGGCATGACCGGCGCCGACCTGGCCCTGGACCTGATGGCCTTCCGGCCCACGCTCAAGGTGATCTACATGTCTGGCTACTCGCACACCATCTTCACGGACGCGGTGTTCTCCAACACTCAGGTGGAGCTGCTGCCCAAGCCCTTCACCGCCCGTCAGCTACTGCAAACCCTGCGGCGCGTGCTGGACGGCGAAGTCTGA
- a CDS encoding Mrp/NBP35 family ATP-binding protein, which translates to MALTRDEILDLLKQVNYPGLNRDLVSFGMVQEVEILPDGVNIYLEVASKDPDIPRRLDAVVKRGLEAKVPGRLQVFTKLKTSGESEAGHGHGHAHGAQDPNQLPKLLNQVKHVVAVASGKGGVGKSAVASNLAVALAAAGYRTGLLDADIYGPSVQLIMGTLERPFVQDNKIIPLEAHGVHMLSIGHLIEEDAAMIWRGPMVMQALTQLMQDVLWPELDFMVVDMPPGTGDAQLTMAQRVKLSGVVVVTTPQEVALIDARKAITMFRKVEVPILGIIENMSWFQCPDTGRRHHIFGQGGGAREAERQHVPLLAELPIDIRIREGGDLGRPIVTQDPVYAELFDQVVQAICRQLP; encoded by the coding sequence ATGGCCCTCACCCGTGACGAGATCCTGGATCTGCTCAAGCAGGTCAACTACCCGGGCCTGAACCGGGACCTGGTCTCCTTCGGCATGGTGCAGGAAGTGGAAATCCTGCCCGACGGCGTGAACATCTACCTGGAGGTGGCCAGCAAGGACCCCGACATCCCGCGGCGTTTGGATGCGGTGGTCAAGCGCGGGCTGGAAGCCAAGGTGCCGGGGCGCCTGCAGGTCTTCACCAAACTCAAGACCAGCGGCGAAAGCGAGGCCGGCCACGGACATGGTCACGCCCACGGAGCCCAGGACCCCAACCAGCTGCCCAAACTGCTCAACCAGGTCAAGCACGTGGTGGCCGTGGCCTCGGGCAAAGGCGGCGTGGGCAAGTCCGCCGTGGCCTCCAACCTGGCCGTGGCCCTGGCGGCGGCCGGCTATCGCACGGGCCTGCTGGACGCGGACATCTACGGCCCCAGCGTGCAGCTGATCATGGGCACCCTGGAGCGGCCCTTCGTCCAGGACAACAAGATCATTCCGCTGGAAGCCCACGGCGTGCACATGCTCTCCATCGGTCACCTGATCGAGGAGGACGCGGCGATGATCTGGCGCGGGCCGATGGTCATGCAGGCCCTAACCCAGTTGATGCAGGACGTGCTCTGGCCGGAATTGGATTTCATGGTGGTGGACATGCCCCCCGGCACGGGCGACGCGCAACTCACCATGGCCCAGCGGGTGAAGCTCTCCGGCGTGGTGGTGGTGACCACGCCCCAGGAAGTGGCGCTGATCGACGCCCGCAAGGCGATCACCATGTTCCGCAAGGTGGAAGTGCCCATCCTGGGGATCATCGAGAACATGAGCTGGTTCCAATGCCCGGACACGGGACGGCGCCACCACATCTTCGGCCAGGGCGGCGGCGCCCGGGAGGCCGAGCGTCAGCACGTGCCGCTGCTGGCCGAGCTGCCCATCGACATCCGCATCCGCGAGGGCGGCGACCTGGGGCGGCCCATCGTGACCCAGGATCCCGTCTATGCCGAGCTCTTCGACCAGGTGGTGCAGGCCATCTGCCGGCAGTTGCCCTGA
- a CDS encoding TolC family protein translates to MRNTKRARPVALLLGCLLLPGLAPRAATFDPPVGEAVAWLLEHNRDYQKALAEREKARMNVVEAASTALPNLSATATGTRLGKVQSFLWEVDSTETAELKVAAEDNYKLGLNLTQLLFSGSAFQAIGVSRSYERVSDAALIVERATLLKTYLTGYAQMGMLEDLTDLNQEVVAQTQARLDDARLLHEIGSLSRFDLLRSEVEHMNSIPALREAEHGYSQAAAGLALQLNLPPGQDLEAHDFDLRCDLLEAEFPGLLDGRRLESGIGPEDQRRLVEFALAHRAEVALSSNLVTGYRRAVKVYQAEHLPTLAAFANWERANQWDMFSQSESWNNSWNMGLQASLPLFNGFRTTSQVVKSRQDLRKARADDSVLQDAIRLECRTALDELQRRSLDMQAWSRNSEAAAEGLKIAETRREGGAGSELELRDARMAMKAARLNEAQARFELLKARIGLLHALGLLDQTSYQDLNYKSEE, encoded by the coding sequence ATGAGGAACACTAAGAGGGCGCGGCCCGTCGCGCTGCTGCTGGGGTGTCTGCTGCTGCCGGGGCTGGCGCCCCGCGCCGCCACCTTCGATCCGCCCGTGGGCGAGGCGGTGGCCTGGCTGCTGGAACACAATCGGGACTACCAGAAGGCGCTGGCCGAGCGGGAAAAGGCGCGCATGAACGTGGTGGAGGCCGCCTCCACCGCCCTGCCCAACCTGTCCGCCACGGCCACGGGCACGCGGCTGGGCAAGGTCCAAAGCTTCCTCTGGGAAGTGGACAGCACGGAGACGGCGGAGCTGAAGGTGGCCGCCGAGGACAACTACAAGCTGGGCCTCAACCTGACCCAGTTGCTGTTCTCCGGCAGCGCCTTCCAGGCCATCGGCGTTTCGCGCAGCTACGAGCGGGTCTCCGACGCGGCGCTGATCGTGGAGCGGGCGACGCTGCTGAAGACCTACCTGACCGGCTACGCCCAGATGGGCATGCTGGAGGACCTGACGGACCTGAACCAGGAGGTGGTCGCCCAGACCCAAGCCCGGCTGGACGACGCCCGCCTGCTGCACGAGATCGGCTCCCTGAGCCGCTTCGACCTGCTGCGCAGCGAAGTGGAGCACATGAACTCCATCCCCGCCCTGCGCGAGGCCGAGCATGGGTACTCCCAGGCCGCCGCAGGCCTGGCCCTCCAGCTCAACCTGCCCCCGGGCCAGGATCTGGAGGCTCACGATTTCGATCTGCGCTGCGACCTGCTGGAGGCGGAGTTTCCCGGCCTGCTGGACGGCCGCCGGCTGGAAAGTGGCATCGGTCCCGAGGACCAGCGCCGCCTGGTCGAGTTCGCGCTGGCGCATCGGGCGGAAGTGGCCTTGTCGTCGAATCTGGTGACGGGCTACCGACGGGCCGTGAAGGTCTACCAGGCCGAGCACCTGCCCACCCTGGCGGCCTTCGCCAACTGGGAGCGCGCCAACCAGTGGGACATGTTCAGCCAGTCCGAGAGCTGGAACAACAGCTGGAACATGGGCCTGCAGGCCAGCCTGCCCCTGTTCAACGGGTTCCGCACCACCAGCCAGGTGGTGAAGAGCCGGCAGGATCTGCGCAAGGCCCGGGCCGACGACAGCGTGCTGCAGGACGCCATCCGCCTGGAGTGCCGGACGGCTCTGGACGAGCTGCAGCGCCGCAGCCTGGACATGCAGGCCTGGAGCCGCAACTCGGAGGCGGCGGCGGAAGGCTTGAAGATCGCCGAGACGCGGCGCGAGGGCGGCGCGGGCTCCGAACTGGAACTGCGCGACGCGCGCATGGCCATGAAGGCCGCGCGCCTGAA